One window from the genome of Brachionichthys hirsutus isolate HB-005 chromosome 19, CSIRO-AGI_Bhir_v1, whole genome shotgun sequence encodes:
- the pax8 gene encoding paired box protein Pax-8 codes for MSSSTGRGHGGLNQLGGMFVNGRPLPEVIRQRIVDMAHQGVRPCDISRQLRVSHGCVSKILGRYYETGSIKPGVIGGSKPKVATPKVVDKIADYKRQNPTMFAWEIRDRLLAEGVCDGDTVPSVSSINRIIRTKVQQPFNLPLDGKGLSPGHTLIPSSAVTPPESPQSDSLGSTYSISGLLGIPQPGGEGKRSHEDSDQESCRHSVDSQGSVGVPRKQMRLDHFAAATQQLDCGFDRHHYPPDSFGSTSGSKAEQTLYPLSLINAGLDEAKANLSTSGSSIGRNLAAHQSYAMVTDPLQPMTLCLKQELSPEMTSTSPSPNMAASNLAFVELQALQKPVSVGSSSSSCSNSSHFPNTFNSFSHHAPVYGQFSSQSIMSGRDMVGSTLPGYPPHIPSPAQAGYSTSAITGMVAAGAEYSAQTYSHSPYASYSEAWRFTNSSILGSPYYYSSASRTAPPSAAAYDHL; via the exons ATGTCCAGCAGCACTGGAAGAG gcCATGGGGGTCTTAACCAACTAGGCGGAATGTTTGTTAACGGTCGCCCACTTCCGGAGGTCATCCGGCAACGCATTGTGGACATGGCGCACCAGGGGGTTCGGCCCTGCGACATCTCCCGGCAGCTCAGAGTCAGCCACGGCTGCGTCAGCAAGATCCTGGGACG CTACTACGAGACAGGCAGCATCAAGCCCGGCGTCATCGGCGGCTCAAAGCCCAAGGTCGCCACCCCTAAAGTCGTGGACAAAATCGCAGATTACAAGCGACAGAATCCCACCATGTTTGCCTGGGAGATCCGGGACAGGCTGCTGGCGGAGGGCGTGTGCGACGGAGACACGGTGCCCAGCGTCAGCTCCATTAACAG aATAATCCGGACCAAGGTCCAGCAGCCATTCAACCTGCCTCTGGATGGGAAAGGCCTGAGCCCAGGACACACCCTGA TCCCCAGTTCCGCCGTCACCCCTCCCGAGTCTCCGCAGTCGGACTCTTTAGGCTCCACCTACTCCATCAGCGGCTTATTGGGGATCCCCCAACCCGGCGGCGAGGGCAAGAGAAGCCATGAAGACA GCGATCAGGAGAGTTGCCGGCACAGCGTGGACTCTCAGGGCAGCGTTGGCGTTCCCAGGAAGCAGATGAGACTGGATCACTTTGCTGCCGCCACGCAACAGTTGGACTGCGGGTTCGATCGCCACCACTACCCGCCAGATTCATTCGGCTCCACTTCCGGCAGCAAGGCGGAGCAG ACTTTGTACCCGCTGTCCCTCATCAACGCCGGTCTCGACGAAGCTAAGGCCAACCTCTCAACATCCGGCTCCTCCATTGGACGGAATCTGGCGGCGCATCAGAGCTACGCCATGGTGACCG ATCCCCTACAGCCCATGACGCTCTGTCTGAAACAAGAACTGTCCCCAGAAATGACCAGCACGAGCCCCTCCCCAAACATGGCAGCTTCTAACCTGGCCTTCGTGGAGCTGCAGGCGCTGCAGAAGCCAGTTTCtgtcggcagcagcagcagcagctgcagcaactccAGCCACTTTCCCAACACCTTCAACTCATTCTCCCATCATGCACCAGTGTACGGGCAGTTCAGCAGTCAGTCTATCATGTCAG GGCGTGATATGGTGGGCTCCACCCTTCCAGGCTACCCGCCTCACATCCCCTCCCCGGCCCAAGCAGGGTACTCGACCTCTGCCATCACGGGCATGGTCGCAG CAGGTGCAGAATACTCGGCTCAGACCTACAGCCACTCGCCGTACGCCTCCTACAGCGAAGCCTGGAGGTTCACCAACTCCAGCATTCTGG GTTCTCCCTACTACTACAGCTCAGCTTCCCGTACCGCTCCACCATCTGCAGCCGCCTACGACCACCTCTAG
- the LOC137908629 gene encoding PH and SEC7 domain-containing protein 4 — protein MLLNTDLHGQNVGKTMSSSKFVSNLDGMNDGENFNRELLRTLHSSIKSEPLEWAVDEEELKKGMLVGEDGDDEVSLHSKANPFLDITQDSMAPLVKEGFLQRKLHADIDGKRTPWGKRGWKTFYGVLRGMVLYLQKDNHKSDQPASEVASVHHSLAGQAASYNKKPHVLRLQTADQRVFLFQASSKAEMHSWISRINLVSALHSSPPFPAAVGSQRRFFRPILPAVQSAHTMKRQLQFHSGMLESFKKDLSYLLKNPPGVKKAKAKELEEHRLRAEYLQHEVCRYEAYVQVLDAWKSVKKTDDDLMSATELLLFDDVVRGDSAGEKKGEDGLKKSHSSPSLESLPQAVIKVRRNISERRTYRRPAIPRWKKEF, from the exons ATGCTTCTCAACACCGACTTGCACGGACAG aatgTGGGGAAAACCATGTCCTCGTCTAAGTTCGTGTCCAACCTGGACGGGATGAACGACGGAGAAAACTTCAACAGGGAGCTCTTGAGA ACTCTTCACAGCTCCATAAAGAGCGAGCCGCTGGAGTGGGCCGT CGATGAGGAGGAATTGAAGAAGGGCATGTTGGTGGGCGAAGACGGGGACGATGAAGTGTCGCTGCATTCAAAAGCCAACCCCTTCCTGGACATTACGCAGGACAGCATGGCTCCTCTGGTGAAGGAGGGATTTCTGCAGAGGAAGCTTCACGCCGACATCGATGGCAAACGAA CTCCTTGGGGGAAACGAGGCTGGAAGACTTTCTATGGCGTGCTGAGGGGAATGGTCCTTTATTTGCAGAAG GATAATCACAAGAGCGATCAGCCGGCAAGCGAGGTGGCGAGCGTGCACCACTCTCTGGCGGGGCAAGCCGCCAGCTACAACAAGAAGCCGCACGTCTTGCGCTTGCAGACGGCTGACCAGAGGGTTTTCCTGTTCCAGGCCTC atcCAAGGCAGAGATGCATTCATGGATCAGCAGAATCAACCTGGTTTCGGCGCTCCACTCCTCGCCTCCTTTCCCTGCCGCCGTTGGCTCCCAGAGGAGGTTCTTCCGGCCCATCCTGCCCGCCGTGCAGTCGGCACACACGATG AAACGGCAGCTGCAGTTTCATTCAGGAATGCTCGAGTCCTTTAAGAAGGATCTTTCGTACCTACTGAAAAACCCACCAGGGGTCAAAAAGGCCAAAgccaaggagctggaggagcatcGCCTCAGAGCAGAGTACCTCCAGCACGAG gtgtgtcGCTACGAGGCCTACGTCCAGGTGCTGGATGCTTGGAAGAGCGTGAAGAAGACGGACGACGACTTGATGAGCGCGACGGAGCTGTTGCTGTTTGATGATGTTGTGCGCGGTGACTCTGCGGGGGAGAAGAAGGGCGAAGATGGGCTGAAGAAGTCTCACTCCAGCCCCTCTCTGGAGTCGCTTCCCCAGGCGGTGATCAAAGTCAGACGCAACATCTCGGAAAGACGAACTTACCGCAGGCCCGCGATCCCCCGGTGGAAAAAAGAGTTTTGA
- the LOC137908751 gene encoding zinc finger protein 658B gives MARSNNLKIFLESSLNEIFKATISDILESVDRTLSEYQGTIQTIESENEDLKRLLFAQNNTESVVKDACEQDAAETLSIPGWSSHPFVSSQGTFKLSICSSDKKSFRRKRKDKAKKSISPASFVLQTEGQAGEPCVDVSGQNASVKAETGLDESGVIDLSQPSSLLDATMRPIKNESAEVSLDNNEAYQPLPPSTGHKQDSTGSSSEHKVCIFSATYVQDEQSLKAEEEEQRGVLQYEDEAKDELIYYAESQADAEGARSRVEAAPPEQNDSASAPADGFLEIQDYFLRCPVCPKTFSRATSLNIHIKAHGGQRIHSCVYCGKRFSRADLLKSHTHTHTGERPYGCALCSKTYAHPGQLRIHKRIHTGEKPYSCSHCGKRFNEHNQLKVHLRTHTGERPYSCQECSKTFSNAGNLRIHERIHTGEKPYCCAQCGKSFNGLGDLKTHYRIHTGERPYSCELCKKTFSQTGHLTIHMRMHTGERPYSCDECGKKFTVASSLKLHQRTHTGEKEYSCSYCSKSFSRSSHLKRHELVHTKEKVFLCSQCGKTYTDQSSLKKHLRTHTSKGEESLGESDATSARPPASDALSDSERSREQNLADE, from the exons ATGGCCAGGTCAAATAATCTGAAGATCTTCCTGGAGTCATCTCTGAACGAGATCTTCAAGGCGACCATCAGCGACATCTTGGAATCAGTGGACCGGACCCTGTCAGAATACCAGGGCACGATCCAGACGATCGAGTCCGAGAACGAGGACCTGAAGCGGCTGCTGTTTGCACAGAATAACACGGAGTCTGTTGTTAAAG ATGCTTGTGAACAAGATGCCGCTGAAACCCTTTCCATTCCCGGATGGAGCAGCCATCCCTTCGTCTCCAGCCAGGGCACGTTCAAGTTGTCCATATGCAGCAGTGACAAAAAGAGCTTCAGGAGAAAGCGCAAAGATAAAGCAAAGAAGAGCATATCCCCGGCCTCCTTCGTACTGCAGACTGAAGGGCAGGCAGGAGAGCCGTGTGTCGATGTCTCCGGCCAAAATGCGTCTGTGAAAGCAGAGACCGGCCTGGATGAAAGCGGCGTTATCGACCTCTCGCAGCCTTCATCCCTTCTTGACGCGACAATGAGGCCAATAAAAAACGAGAGCGCAGAGGTTAGTTTGGATAATAATGAGGCATATCAACCTCTACCGCCATCTACAGGCCACAAACAGGACTCCACGGGCAGCAGCAGTGAGCATAAAGTCTGCATTTTTTCTGCCACCTACGTACAGGACGAACAGTCTCTTAAggcggaggaagaagagcagcgTGGGGTGTTGCAATATGAGGATGAGGCGAAGGATGAGTTGATTTATTATGCTGAATCGCAAGCGGATGCCGAGGGGGCAAGAAGCCGGGTTGAAGCCGCACCGCCTGAGCAAAACGATTCAGCGTCCGCTCCCGCAGACGGGTTTCTGGAGATTCAGGACTACTTCTTGCGCTGCCCAGTCTGTCCCAAAACATTCAGTCGGGCAACCTCGCTCAACATTCACATCAAAGCTCACGGCGGCCAGAGAATCCACAGCTGCGTCTACTGTGGCAAGCGCTTCAGCCGGGCCGATCTCCTCAAAtcccacacgcacacccacaccgGAGAAAGACCATACGGCTGCGCCTTGTGCAGCAAAACGTACGCCCATCCCGGTCAGCTCCGGATACACAAGCGTATCCACACGGGCGAAAAGCCCTATTCGTGCTCGCACTGCGGGAAGCGCTTCAACGAGCACAACCAGCTGAAAGTCCACTTGCGGACTCACACCGGGGAGAGGCCGTACAGCTGCCAGGAGTGCAGCAAAACGTTCAGCAACGCAGGCAACCTGCGGATCCACGAGCGGATCCACACGGGCGAGAAGCCGTACTGCTGCGCCCAGTGTGGGAAGAGCTTCAACGGCTTGGGCGACCTCAAGACGCACTACAGGATTCACACCGGCGAGAGGCCCTACAGCTGCGAGCTGTGCAAAAAGACCTTCAGCCAGACCGGCCACCTCACCATACACATGCGCATGCACACCGGGGAGAGGCCGTACAGCTGCGACGAATGCGGCAAGAAGTTCACGGTGGCCAGCAGCCTCAAACTGCACCAGAGGACCCACACGGGCGAGAAGGAGTACAGCTGCTCCTACTGCAGCAAGAGCTTCAGCAGGTCCAGCCACCTGAAGAGGCACGAGCTGGTCCACACCAAGGAGAAggtcttcctctgcagccaatGTGGGAAGACCTACACGGACCAGTCGTCTCTGAAGAAGCACCTGAGGACGCACACGTCTAAGGGCGAGGAGAGCCTCGGCGAGAGCGACGCGACCTCAGCGCGACCCCCGGCTTCGGACGCGCTTTCAGATTCTGAGAGAAGCCGCGAGCAAAATCTCGCAGATGAGTAA
- the hcar2 gene encoding proteinase-activated receptor 3 yields MELLFMNSSVLVASHRPLNATDGGSLVYERCKDMPAVLIWYLGLQFINMFLGIPANLMVLWLIRKNKGDSSTSDIFILHLAVLDALFCLTPPLELASIVFLTTSSTWYVLRFFYGMKDSSPLFLSCICLDRYMAVVHPVTFTELKDRKHRAALAFLVWLIIVAYAAAKCVGDIRNFEKVFTAMILAAFAFMVFCNISILWALLKQSGTGRDAMHPVKKRAFKMVLIILAIIVFNYFPPVALFPFQHYFSPDVFRCYVHYLAFGLMDFSSSIQPMLYLSKEKPCGRHCCQSSASRIQ; encoded by the coding sequence ATGGAGCTTCTCTTCATGAACTCCTCGGTGCTCGTGGCCTCTCACAGGCCCCTGAACGCCACCGACGGAGGCAGCTTGGTGTACGAGCGCTGCAAAGACATGCCTGCGGTTCTCATCTGGTATCTGGGCCTGCAGTTCATCAACATGTTCCTGGGCATCCCTGCCAACCTCATGGTGCTGTGGCTCATCCGTAAGAACAAGGGGGACTCCTCCACCTCGGACATCTTCATCCTCCACCTGGCCGTCTTGGACGCTCTCTTCTGTCTCACCCCCCCCTTGGAGCTGGCcagcatcgtcttcctcaccaccagcagcacctgGTACGTCCTGCGCTTCTTCTACGGCATGAAGGACTCCTCGccgctcttcctctcctgcatcTGCCTGGACCGCTACATGGCCGTGGTCCACCCCGTCACCTTCACAGAGCTGAAAGACCGCAAACACAGGGCGGCCCTGGCCTTCCTCGTCTGGCTGATCATCGTGGCCTACGCTGCCGCTAAATGCGTAGGCGACATCCGCAACTTTGAGAAGGTCTTCACGGCGATGATCCTGGCAGCGTTCGCCTTCATGGTGTTCTGTAACATCTCCATCCTGTGGGCGCTGCTGAAGCAGTCTGGGACCGGCAGGGACGCGATGCATCCCGTGAAGAAAAGAGCCTTCAAGATGGTCCTCATCATCCTGGCCATCATCGTCTTCAACTACTTCCCTCCCGTCGCTCTGTTCCCCTTCCAGCACTACTTCTCTCCCGACGTGTTTCGCTGCTACGTTCACTATTTGGCTTTTGGCTTGATGgacttcagcagcagcattcagcCTATGCTCTACCTGTCCAAGGAGAAACCATGCGGCCGCCACTGCTGCCAGAGCAGCGCGAGCCGGATCCAGTAG
- the sapcd2 gene encoding suppressor APC domain-containing protein 2, producing MALIATDQSCKLNGTSATFGPVGQRDVAEAFKTIKVHRKDTDYSTDGLPKAFLHSLRTLFDILDDSGRGYVHIAEIESRWQGADTRDLPGGVLGCLRRVTPPHGCLTFERFVAGLRYSMLNPENGPHFGAQAPKRLPKPAPLSACGVGARAENKVRPLGPSNAANIQQQQQQQQQQQQQRASSLQGRARSGEGVGYPAGGGCYRAEPAHDIKPTQPQQSRVRTVDSLALESPGPHGPSVANSGLPRSQSESATGFTGGSRRRGRSREEQRRHTISNGVDYGMLKQMKELEQEKDSLLAGLEVVEQARDWYQGQIHNVTERQRQVGQSSSPCTDFFTEASQSRMNALIPKLQEVNRCLNDLISCTGMQSFPPGTAQAAGSPANPQPPGPAPPQAMQRLKEQNRLLTQEVTERSERIAQLEQEKSSLIKQLFEARARSAQDTSTMDSTFI from the exons ATGGCTCTGATAGCGACCGACCAAAGCTGCAAACTGAACGGGACGTCGGCGACGTTCGGTCCGGTCGGACAGAGAGACGTGGCGGAGGCTTTTAAAACGATCAAAGTGCACCGGAAGGACACGGACTACTCAACAGACGGCCTCCCCAAAGCGTTCCTGCACAGTCTGAGGACCCTGTTTGACATATTGGACGACTCCGGGCGCGGCTACGTGCACATCGCGGAGATCGAGAGTCGCTGGCAGGGCGCGGACACCCGCGACCTGCCCGGCGGGGTGCTGGGCTGCCTCCGGCGGGTCACCCCGCCGCATGGCTGCCTCACGTTCGAGCGGTTCGTCGCGGGGCTCCGGTACTCCATGCTCAACCCGGAGAACGGCCCCCACTTCGGGGCCCAGGCGCCGAAGCGACTCCCCAAACCCGCGCCGTTGTCCGCGTGCGGCGTCGGGGCGCGGGCCGAGAATAAGGTCCGTCCTCTGGGGCCGAGCAACGCGGCgaacatccagcagcagcagcagcagcagcagcagcagcagcagcagcgggcgTCCTCCCTGCAGGGCCGGGCCCGGTCCGGGGAGGGGGTCGGGTACCCTGCGGGTGGGGGGTGCTACCGGGCCGAACCGGCTCACGACATCAAGCCGACGCAGCCGCAGCAGAGTCGGGTCCGGACCGTTGATTCGCTCGCTCTGGAGTCACCGGGGCCACACGGACCAA GTGTTGCCAACTCGGGTTTACCGAGATCCCAGAGCGAATCTGCGACCGGATTCACCGGCGGCTCCAGGCGGCGGGGGCGGAGTCGGGAAGAGCAGCGGCGACACACCATATCCAACGGGGTTGATTACGGAATG TTGAAGCAAatgaaggagctggagcaggagaaggactCGCTGCTGGCCggcctggaggtggtggagcagGCCCGGGACTGGTACCAGGGCCAAATCCACAACGTGACAGAGAGGCAGCGCCAGGTCGGCcagagctcctccccctgcacG gaCTTCTTCACGGAGGCCAGTCAGAGTCGCATGAATGCCCTCATACCCAAATTGCAAGAAGTCAACCGCTGCCTCAACGACCTTATTTCCTGCACTGGGATG cAGTCATTCCCTCCCGGCACCGCCCAGGCGGCGGGCTCTCCGGCTAACCCGCAGCCTCCAGGTCCGGCCCCCCCGCAAGCCATGCAGAGACTGAAGGAGCAGAACCGCCTCCTCACGCAG GAGGTGACGGAGAGGAGCGAGCGGATCGcccagctggagcaggagaagtCGTCCTTAATAAAACAGCTTTTCGAGGCCCGGGCTCGGAGCGCGCAGGACACCAGCACCATGGATTCCACGTTCATCTGA